Proteins encoded by one window of Rhodamnia argentea isolate NSW1041297 chromosome 6, ASM2092103v1, whole genome shotgun sequence:
- the LOC115734461 gene encoding uncharacterized protein LOC115734461, whose product MEAQSNQKVIERVVSQKALQMGSSFSCQVCVVGFLCGVCLTTLFLAALTSFGAFGFSRVSLSAISMGISQGNSSSNIINIFTRPDQDFDVKRPERNVDSVPSKEHQDRERVSLLYSAWSALLKEPADGREELRKLGLSRSTVPSAPHLEDCKTNAQVNKRLDSYTENEIFPPWTSWKGLLEMHSASTNDEQLKKFRRREISGGSYPPWITGSDQENYPLTRKVQRDLWIHQHPLNCSDPSVRFLVADWERLPGFGIGAQIAGMCGVLAIALQEKRVLVTNYYNRADHDGCAGSARSSWSCYFLPETSQECRDRALELIGSHDAWKSGIVTGKQNYSSKQMWAGRIPKLWGDPWTSLQPTTEINGSLISRHRKMDRRWWRAQAVRYLMRFQTEYTCGLMNTARQAAFGAEAAKIVLTGLPEKWPQEAMDKPMSDIEKFVWSNHRPWIPRPILSMHVRMGDKACEMKVFGFEEYMRLANRIRKRFPHLSRIWLSTEMQGVIDKSKSHASWNFYYTEVRRQVGNITMAEYEAGLGRETSTNYPLVNFLMASDADFFIGALGSTWCFLIDGMRNTGGKVMAGYLSVNKDRFW is encoded by the exons ATGGAAGCTCAGTCGAATCAGAAGGTGATTGAGAGAGTGGTTTCGCAGAAAGCTCTGCAGATGGGAAGCTCATTTTCGTGCCAAGTCTGTGTGGTAGGTTTTCTCTGTGGAGTGTGTCTCACCACTCTGTTTCTGGCTGCTCTCACTTCTTTTGGAGCATTTGGGTTCAGCAGAGTCTCGTTGTCTGCAATTTCAATGGGGATTTCACAGGGGAATTCGAGCTCAAACATCATCA ATATCTTCACAAGGCCAGATCAAGATTTTGATGTAAAAAGGCCCGAGCGAAATGTTGATTCAGTGCCAAGCAAAGAGCAtcaagacagagagagagtctcTTTGCTTTATTCAGCTTGGAGTGCTTTACTAAAAGAACCTGCGGATGGAAGAGAGGAATTACGTAAATTAGGACTGAGCAGATCCACAGTACCATCTGCTCCTCATTTGGAGGACTGCAAAACGAACGCTCAAGTAAATAAGCGACTCGACAGCTACACTGAGAACGAGATATTTCCTCCGTGGACTAGTTGGAAAGGATTATTGGAAATGCACTCGGCATCGACAAATGATGAGCAACTGAAGAAATTCAGGCGCCGAGAAATATCTGGAGGTTCTTATCCTCCTTGG ATCACTGGGTCAGATCAAGAAAACTATCCTCTCACGAGAAAAGTTCAACGCGACTTATGGATCCATCAGCATCCTTTGAACTGCAGCGATCCTAGCGTGAGATTCCTTGTGGCGGACTGGGAGAGATTGCCCGGATTCGGTATTGGAGCTCAAATCGCCGGAATGTGTGGGGTTCTTGCCATTGCTCTCCAGGAGAAACGGGTCCTCGTCACTAACTACTATAACAGAGCCGACCACGATGGTTGTGCGG GATCAGCGCGCTCAAGCTGGTCATGCTACTTCCTCCCTGAAACATCCCAGGAATGCCGAGACCGTGCGCTTGAGCTGATTGGCAGTCATGATGCTTGGAAAAGTGGTATTGTCACTGGGAAACAAAATTACAGTTCGAAGCAAATGTGGGCGGGCCGAATACCCAA ATTATGGGGGGATCCTTGGACTTCCCTGCAGCCGACGACTGAAATAAACGGAAGTTTAATTTCACGTCATCGCAAAATGGACAGAAGATGGTGGCGAGCACAG GCAGTGCGCTACTTGATGAGGTTTCAAACGGAGTACACATGTGGCTTGATGAATACGGCACGCCAAGCTGCTTTTGGAGCAGAAGCTGCAAAGATTGTCCTCACAGGCCTACCTGAAAAATGGCCACAG GAAGCCATGGACAAGCCCATGTCAGACATCGAAAAGTTTGTTTGGTCCAATCACAGACCGTGGATTCCTCGCCCAATTCTCAGCATGCATGTGAGGATGGGCGACAAGGCATGCGAAATGAAGGTTTTCGGATTCGAAGAGTACATGCGCCTCGCCAACCGTATAAGGAAGCGGTTTCCACACCTTAGCAGAATATGGCTTTCCACAGAGATGCAG GGAGTCATCGATAAGTCGAAATCACATGCGAGCTGGAACTTCTACTACACGGAGGTGAGGCGACAAGTAGGCAACATCACGATGGCCGAATACGAGGCTGGCCTCGGGAGAGAGACGAGCACGAACTACCCACTCGTGAATTTCTTGATGGCGTCGGATGCTGACTTTTTCATTGGGGCGCTGGGTTCAACTTGGTGCTTCCTCATAGACGGCATGCGAAACACCGGGGGGAAGGTAATGGCCGGGTATTTAAGCGTCAACAAGGACCGATTTTGGTAA